The nucleotide sequence acttttatttaattttacagGAGACGTTCATTTCGGAATATTTCGCTCGATTAATTGAAGATTCTCTGTTTACAGGAAGAAGATTTGGTTGTTATTGATAAATGTGAAGAAAAACTCGAACCGACGCCACATACTGAGCTAGATCCTAAAACTATGAAGGTAATTTCTGCTCCTCTGCGCCATTTCCACTGAAAATACGAGTCATAATTATAATTCATCTTTGTCTCCCTAGGTAAACGAATTACGACAAGAATTAGAGGCTAGATCGCTGTCAACCAAGGGTTTAAAAAATCAGCTAGTTGAACGATTAACCGAAGCTTTAAAAGACGAAGCAAAACAAGAAATAGATGAACTAGAAAAATCTGGCgaaaattttatggaagttGATAAAGTTGAGGATGAAAAAATCGACGAAGATGAAAATTctaatgagaaaaatgacgCTGAAAGAAACGACGACAAGATCGATGATGAAGAAGTTGAAGACGAAAAAAACGAAGACGACAAAGCTGATGCAGCTGAAGTACgtaattcattatttattttcgcTGTTGATTTACTttcagtttttctgatttttaaaaaaattttccgtaGGCTAAAACAATTGAACCGATAGATCGTGCATCACTGgagaaaaaatattctcttccTGATACTCCTCGTATAATCGTGCATCCTTCTAAAAcggccaaaaatggaaaatttgattgtACGATATTATCTTTGGCCAGCTTATTAGATTATCGAAATAAAGAAAACAAAGTAAGCAGTTCATCAATAATTATTACTGTTTCCAAAAAGCTCCTGCGGATTTTACCTCTGATCTATCATTTTCAGGAAACTTCTTTCGAACTGTTTTTATTCGCCGAGCTGTTTTATGAAATGCTTCAGCGAGATTTTGGTTTTGCAATTTACAAGAAGTTTTGCGAACTTCCAGAAAAACCTaaagaagaaaaagatgaaaaggttTGCCTGCGAATACTAAGTTAATTTTTGGGTTATCgcatttcgtgatttttatctcgtattttgatatttattttagGAAAAGAAAGAAGATAAAGAAATTGCGAAATCCGATCAACCAGACGTAACGGAGAAAGACGAAGTAATCcaatttttcactcttttgTCATTCGCTTGATCAAAACGTGATTTTacgaaaattgtaattttacagAAAGACGACTCGAAGAAtgaaagtaaattgaaaaaagatgacGACGAAGCTGCTAAAAAAGACAATCTCGAAAAAGAGGATATTACTGATACGAAATTGAACggagtaaaaactgaaaatggcaGCAAATGCGACGAATCCAAGAAAAAAGAACGTGTGAAGATGATCACAAAGGATTCTCagttattattatcatttacattttttgatcgaaCCCATTGTGgatatattttcgaaaaagattTAGAAACAATTCTATTTTCTCTGGGATTACAACTTTCACGTCATCaagtacgtactcgtatgtctGAAATACTGTTTCGAATAAATTGCTCATTCTCTAAATGGTATTCAAATATAGGCGAAGAAACTAATATCGAAAGTAGCAGTACGCGAAACGGTGCATTATAGAAAGTTAACGGATAAACCCGAAAAcgaagaagatgaagaaaacAGAGTTGAATTAAACATCACAGAATTAGCTTTAGGTAAGAAAtcaatcgtatattttttttcattctccatcacgatcgaatttcatttttcttcaacttttcgtAGGAAATCAAAAGTTCTTCCCTATTTTTACGGAAGCAGATTccggaaatgctcaaaaaaattcacctgcTCGACGAGGCCGTAAGAGTAAGGAAAACGATTCACCTGCTAAATCTTCCAGTAAGTTGATTACatattgagttgaaaaatgcaacGATGTATCTGGCCTATTCATTTTACCAATTATTACGTATGATATTTGTTTAGCTTTGGTGAACATTGGCGGTTCCGTCgtagatgttgaaaaaattatggactcTTTGAGAAAAAGCGAATCCATTCGTTTAGACGTTGAAAGACAATTATGTAGATATAAAAAAGACCATGGTAAGAACATCTCAAAATAATTAGCATCAAATGGTggaataaatattaaaaaattggttaaTTCTATTCAGATACTCTCAAAGATCAATTGAAACGATCTGAAGATAAAGAAAAAACCATGAGCGAGGATTTACGAACTTGTCGCGATAAGCTGATGTCTGTTAGTAAAGAAAAGATTTCGTTACTGGTTCGTAAAATAATCCATCATCTATTAGAAAACcaatttttgtttccaattcTATAAATTTATACTCGAGTCGTTGTTTTAGAATACTGTTCGAACGTATAGTAAAGCGGTGTCGAGTATTCAAGATGTCATTAACGTCCTTGgagaaaaaaccgaaaaaagttcaaaatcttcGAAGCCTGACGATAAAACCAAACCTAAAATTAAAGCCGAAAGTAACGACGAGAGCTCTTCAGAAAAATCACAATCTCAAAATGAGCAAGTTGAAAACGAATCATCGTCTGAAGCTCAAATCACGGAATGCTCCAAAAAGATAAAGATGGAGT is from Planococcus citri chromosome 1, ihPlaCitr1.1, whole genome shotgun sequence and encodes:
- the LOC135831627 gene encoding cell division cycle and apoptosis regulator protein 1-like; translated protein: MSYGSGSHRNSGSWSRSNTSSYSSENQIYQSIGNVSYPISKRAPYTDNYGNNYGQNSTSSAKPRSIRGYVTRLYDSWGVIDNECHFSFSVCSKGIPKMNDYVFADAISSTNPQYKFKATRVQISSNDRDFSNNKVLTGFRSQNDFDSRNKRARTPTHRERSRDRRYDDGDKKRFKRDDKEDRSKEIHERDAHRDREKIKEFEKSPVRRRSKSPVKRRFVRYAVKVPTEILNLPSADIVVLKKRYPALYIPSDFFTSNFSWTETFPLYKPFTLDKPCTFHVMHKDCDPLVENNANLEPADLNYLFSVKVLLMSIPNMEEVYKKTMCMAEDLHKEDDKSYVHLTRLIQFLVGTRGSKGDPLAIGGPWSPSLDGENPDKDPSVLVKTAIRTCKALTGIDLSGCSQWYRFMEVYYHRSESVHKSKTIPARIETVVFFLPEVWNCVPTCLEWEDIKLDYKNLLEEKLQPKAIEDSASQTFHSDLIEESDKEEDLVVIDKCEEKLEPTPHTELDPKTMKVNELRQELEARSLSTKGLKNQLVERLTEALKDEAKQEIDELEKSGENFMEVDKVEDEKIDEDENSNEKNDAERNDDKIDDEEVEDEKNEDDKADAAEAKTIEPIDRASLEKKYSLPDTPRIIVHPSKTAKNGKFDCTILSLASLLDYRNKENKETSFELFLFAELFYEMLQRDFGFAIYKKFCELPEKPKEEKDEKEKKEDKEIAKSDQPDVTEKDEKDDSKNESKLKKDDDEAAKKDNLEKEDITDTKLNGVKTENGSKCDESKKKERVKMITKDSQLLLSFTFFDRTHCGYIFEKDLETILFSLGLQLSRHQAKKLISKVAVRETVHYRKLTDKPENEEDEENRVELNITELALGNQKFFPIFTEADSGNAQKNSPARRGRKSKENDSPAKSSTLVNIGGSVVDVEKIMDSLRKSESIRLDVERQLCRYKKDHDTLKDQLKRSEDKEKTMSEDLRTCRDKLMSVSKEKISLLNTVRTYSKAVSSIQDVINVLGEKTEKSSKSSKPDDKTKPKIKAESNDESSSEKSQSQNEQVENESSSEAQITECSKKIKMESENSENVDL